The Bacteroides ovatus genomic interval CGCAATCAAGAAAGCGAACACCGGAAAAGCGATACGTCCGATGCAACGCATCGTTTCATAAAGCAATGTGCCATCTTCCAGCAGGTAATAAGCCGAGTGGTCAACCACCATTGAAAGAACAGCAATGACCTTCAATGCGCTGCCACTCAGTTTCGGCAGGGCAGAGAATCCATGTAATGTACCTGACACATCCATAAGCTATCATCCCATGCCCAACAGTTCCCTGACCATATCCTCGACCTCCTGGTTGACCCGTTTGAAATTGCGGTTCAGCATGATTTCTTTCTCCCGGTCATTCTTGAACTCGTAGATTTTAGGAAGCGGAACGTAGTGGTCTTCCTCCTCCTTTATCTTCTTCATGTCGAAGTGCGTCTTGCAGAAATACTTCGTGGTCTTGAACTCTTCCGACTGCTCTATGTCGAAACGGTTGAGCATCCTTTCGTCCGTGGCCGTGAAGTCGCGTGCCGCCTGGCCTGCCAGCCAGCCGGTAGCCATGTCCGCAATCTTCGCCGCCGGGACGAGGTAGTCCATCTTCTCCGATATGGTGGTGGAGACCTTCTGGTCGTTGATGGAGATGGAGCGTGAGGTCTGCTTCGCCTTGCCGAAAACGTCATTCTGCGCCCATTCCAAGGTCTCCTTGTTGCGTGCCGCACCCATGAAGATATTGCCGCAAGTGGTGATTATCTTCTGCATCCCCACCTTGCCATAGTCCGCCTCCAGCTGTGGAAGTTCCTGAAAGCCCAGCGTCACGGCCACCTTGTTGGAGCGTGCCGTACCGATAAGACGGTCTATCTTGTGGAAGTACAGGGTGGGCAGCTCGTCCACGATGATGCTCACCGGGATGTTTCCTTTGGAGTTGACCCGTGTTATCAGGCGGTTGAGCACGAGGGCGTTCAGCGAACCGATGACCTGCTCCTTTTCCGGGTCGTTGGCAATCACGAGGTAGCTCGGATGCTCCCTGTCTGAAATCTTCAAGTCAAAATCATCCCCGGTAAACACCCAGTAGGCTTCCGGTGACACCAGCCGGGCGGCATTCACGCGGAGCGTGCCCACCATGCCTTCCAGCTGGTCGTTCGCTTTATTCTCGTAGGCACTCTTGAACGGCGCCATCAGAGAAGCTATCTTGTCATCCTGCATCAGAATGTTGAAAACCTGGTCGTAGGGTCTGCCAAGGAACGACAGCACATGTGGCATGTCCGAATACTCGCCCGTAACGGTGTCAGGCTCCACCTCGTTGCCCTCCTCGTCCTCATACCAGCAGCGGTCAATGACAATCCGTTTCCCTGTCCGGTCTTTATAGGAAAAACCGTTCAGCTCCACAAACATACGGTCTTCATCGGTAGAAACATCATTCCCGTTTTCATCCACGAAGTCCAGCACCACGTTCCCTTCCTCGTTGACGGCATTGAAATCATCCCAGTTCCGTATCACCAGTTCCAGTTTCTTTCCCTCCAGTGAGACAAACCGTTTCAGCCGCTTCCCGTTCCTGAACCCGACCGGGTGGAAGTTCACGAAGAAATAGATGATGGCCGCCAGAAAGTTCTCCGCTGAGTTGGTGAAGAACGCTTCCGATCCGCCTTTCTTCTCGCCGCCGCCCTTATTCAGGGATGCCAGCAAAGTAGCGGCCGTTTCCGAAGCCGCCGCCAAGTCGGGAATGTACTTCCGCTGTATCGGGTTGATGCGGTTGGAATACTCCACATCAGTAAAGTTGACGATACGGAATCCGCAATTATCAGGCAGTTTCCCTGCCTTGCGGTTCTTGCAGAACTGGTAGAACAGCGTCTTGGCCAGTGTCGGGAACTTGAAATCGTAGCACATCATGGCAAAACCCTTGGCGGCGTGCTGCCGGATGAACGGGTCGATGATGCCGAAGGACTTACCCGAACCCGGCGTCCCCAATACAATCGTCCCACGGAAGGGATTGATGATATTGATCCAGCCCCTGTGCATCTTCCGCTTCCAGTAGTATATCATCGGAATGTTCACCGAATAGTCGTTGCTGACCAAAGCCTCCGACTGTTGGAAGGATTCGTTCTCGAAGTTGAAGCGGTCTTCACCCACCTTGTAGTTGTAATACTTGGCGATGCCGTCCAGCCCCTGATGCACCAGCATTGTCCCCACCACCGAACAGACGGCATAGAGGATGCGGTTCGCAGGGAAACCCATCCAACTGATGCCGAAATCCATCCCGTGGAAGACGAAGCACAACCCTACAAAAGTCAGTCCTGCCAGTACGGGATAGACGACCATCGTCCTCACGTTGAACTTCAAGGCCTTCTTAGCCTTCGTGCCGATGCAGACCACACAGATGCAGACCAGCTCCGTCACCTTACAGCCCGATACCGAGTTGAAAATCTTGAAACGTCCCAGCAGGTCGAGGAGGAACTGCGTGATGCGGTTGTCCGCCGTCACCGGCAGGTTCATGACAATCTCTATGATGAGAAAGATGTAAATGCAGCTGCGGAAGTAGTTGTACATCTGCTGCTGTTCCCGTGTTTCCTCAAATGCCATATCCGTGTTCCTTTCTGTTGATGGTTAAAACGGTATCTTGAATCCGAGCAGCATACCGTTTCGGAACGTGTCTCCGTGTATGAAGTTCACATTGTTCTTTTGGGTAAGGGAGAACTCCCATCCGTTACGGAACACATAACTGTATTCAAAGCCTCCCTCCAGTCCGAGGAAGAACTTCCTTTCCACCGCCCCGAACTGCGGCCCGAAGCGAAAGCGCAACATTCCGTTCTTGTAACGGGCAAGGCGGTGCTTGTACACGATGCCGCCGTCCCAATAGTAACCTTTCCAAAAATCTGGCTTCCGCCAGTGGTTGCCGACCTCACCGAATACCTCCAAGGCATTGCCGTAGGCCAACGGATGCTCATAACCGACAGTCGCGTTGAGCGTGGAGGGGAACAGGAAGCCGGCATTGACCGTCAGTTTGCCGTCCTATGCGGACGCACCAATCGTTACCACCGCACACAATAAAGCGAATATCAATTTTTCCATGGCTGTGAGGGATAAGTGATGTAATAATAGGGATAGTAGGCCGCGTTTTTCAGGATGTCCGAATCAAAGCCGTCGGCATGTAGGATGTCCTCGTATTCGATGGTCAGCGTGATGACACGTCCGCTGATCTGGTTCTCAGAAATCTCCAGCCGCAAGACCTTCTCGTCCGGGAACGTCAGCTTGGGTAGCACCAGCACGTTGCGGTAGCTCTTCTTGAACTTTCTGACATGGTTCAGGGAGAATACGGGAGACAGCTCGATGGTCTGCGAGTTGGTCGCCTTGGTCTCCTTCTTGTCGGTCAGCTTCACCCTCAGTTCCTCAATATCGTATGCGATCTTCGTTTTGTTCTGCAGGGAGTAGTCGATGAAGAAGTAGTCCCCAACGGCGTAAATGTTGTTGACGACGGCCTTCATGCCGTGCGCTCTTGACACAATCTGGTTGTATTTCCGTCCGCTGCCATAGACCGCCCACGCATACCGCGCCATTTCCGCCATCGGCATGGTGACCTCCGGGTTGATGTAGGACTGCGTATGGCTGTAAGGCACCTCGAAGATGGAAGCGGCCATTTGGGGCGACTGCGTATAGAGGATGTCGTACTGTGCGATGTGCCGCTCACCGATAAGCGTCAGCGTGCCCAGTAGCTCGTTGTCCCTGTAGCCTGCCTCCGGTATGGAGTCGCTTCCACAGGACGGTTTTATACGGACAATGTTGTCGGTACACTGGTTGCCGGCAATCTTCGTGGTGGAAATATCCACCATCTTGATGTTCTCCGGCATGACGATGTGCGTGGTCACTTCCCGGTTGACATAAATCCTTTCGTTGGCCGATGCGCCGGCAGCCGCCATAAAGAGGGAAAGGAAGCATAAAAGCATTTTTGATTTCATAGTGCGTATATTTATTATTTTACGGATTATGTTGCCTATCTCGCGTCATCCGAGTTGATTAGATAGACGATGGTGTTGTATTTGATTTTCGCCTTGTTCTTCCGGATATTGGAAGAGATGGCGGACGTGGCGGAGTTGTACATATTTTGTAGGGCTTGCAGGGCGATGGCCTCGCCTGAAATGCCCGAGCCGTAGCCGTCCTCCGACTCCAAGTTGATATTCTGCTGCACGGTGCTGGCACCAGCGTCCTTCACGAAATCCCTGAAAGCCGATTCGGGGACGTAGAAGCCTTCCATGCCGTCGTTGTCAAAGACCGAGAGTTTCACTTTGATGAACTTGCCACCCACAAGGATGCTGGTGACCGCCGCGCGGACACGCTGCCCTCCGAAGCCTGTCACCGTCCCGTACAGATAGGTGCCCTTCCGCAGTTTCGTGCCGCTGACCGTCACGTCATCCAGCAGCTTGAAGCGTAGCCGGGTGCCCTCGCGCGCCTTGGTGGTCTGGTCAATCATCGCCCGTATCAGGTTGGCTTCCGCCGCTTCATCGGGTGCCGATACCGTATGGAACTTTCCGGCACCGGCATCGGATGATTTGACGACAAGGTTCGGCCGGTTGCGTTCTTTTTCCTCCATGCGTACCTTGGCGATGGAATCCGCCCGTTGTTTTCGGGCCGCTTCTTCCGCTTCGGGATTGCCGAAACCCAATCCGCTCTCGATGGCTTTCTGCCGTTGGTAACTTCGCCGCTGGATTTCTTCAAGGTCACGGGCGAAATCGTCCTGTGAGACATTGCCCGAAGAACTGCTACCGTAGGCGTATGAATTGATGTGCTTCCTTGATTCGGCAAGGGAACGCTCCAGTTCCTCCATTTCCTGCTGCTGGCGGATACGCTCCGCTTCGGCGGCGTCGAGCCTGTTCAGCTCCTCCTCGCTGTAGCCGTGTTCCAGCTCCTCCTTGTCCTTTTCCTCCTCGCCGATGGCACCGACGGCGGTAAAAGCGTCCTCGTCACCGAAACGCCGGGACATCTCGGTCATCTTGTCGCCGGCTTCCTCCGCATTGGCCTCCGGCAGTTCCATGTTGATGCGGTCGGTGGCCACTGTCTGCCGCGTGTCACCGCCTCCCCCAAAAGTCTGCATCACGAAGTACACTA includes:
- a CDS encoding type IV secretory system conjugative DNA transfer family protein — protein: MAFEETREQQQMYNYFRSCIYIFLIIEIVMNLPVTADNRITQFLLDLLGRFKIFNSVSGCKVTELVCICVVCIGTKAKKALKFNVRTMVVYPVLAGLTFVGLCFVFHGMDFGISWMGFPANRILYAVCSVVGTMLVHQGLDGIAKYYNYKVGEDRFNFENESFQQSEALVSNDYSVNIPMIYYWKRKMHRGWINIINPFRGTIVLGTPGSGKSFGIIDPFIRQHAAKGFAMMCYDFKFPTLAKTLFYQFCKNRKAGKLPDNCGFRIVNFTDVEYSNRINPIQRKYIPDLAAASETAATLLASLNKGGGEKKGGSEAFFTNSAENFLAAIIYFFVNFHPVGFRNGKRLKRFVSLEGKKLELVIRNWDDFNAVNEEGNVVLDFVDENGNDVSTDEDRMFVELNGFSYKDRTGKRIVIDRCWYEDEEGNEVEPDTVTGEYSDMPHVLSFLGRPYDQVFNILMQDDKIASLMAPFKSAYENKANDQLEGMVGTLRVNAARLVSPEAYWVFTGDDFDLKISDREHPSYLVIANDPEKEQVIGSLNALVLNRLITRVNSKGNIPVSIIVDELPTLYFHKIDRLIGTARSNKVAVTLGFQELPQLEADYGKVGMQKIITTCGNIFMGAARNKETLEWAQNDVFGKAKQTSRSISINDQKVSTTISEKMDYLVPAAKIADMATGWLAGQAARDFTATDERMLNRFDIEQSEEFKTTKYFCKTHFDMKKIKEEEDHYVPLPKIYEFKNDREKEIMLNRNFKRVNQEVEDMVRELLGMG
- the traN gene encoding conjugative transposon protein TraN, with amino-acid sequence MKSKMLLCFLSLFMAAAGASANERIYVNREVTTHIVMPENIKMVDISTTKIAGNQCTDNIVRIKPSCGSDSIPEAGYRDNELLGTLTLIGERHIAQYDILYTQSPQMAASIFEVPYSHTQSYINPEVTMPMAEMARYAWAVYGSGRKYNQIVSRAHGMKAVVNNIYAVGDYFFIDYSLQNKTKIAYDIEELRVKLTDKKETKATNSQTIELSPVFSLNHVRKFKKSYRNVLVLPKLTFPDEKVLRLEISENQISGRVITLTIEYEDILHADGFDSDILKNAAYYPYYYITYPSQPWKN
- the traM gene encoding conjugative transposon protein TraM → MMKINFKQPKYIFPLVVFVPLCALVYFVMQTFGGGGDTRQTVATDRINMELPEANAEEAGDKMTEMSRRFGDEDAFTAVGAIGEEEKDKEELEHGYSEEELNRLDAAEAERIRQQQEMEELERSLAESRKHINSYAYGSSSSGNVSQDDFARDLEEIQRRSYQRQKAIESGLGFGNPEAEEAARKQRADSIAKVRMEEKERNRPNLVVKSSDAGAGKFHTVSAPDEAAEANLIRAMIDQTTKAREGTRLRFKLLDDVTVSGTKLRKGTYLYGTVTGFGGQRVRAAVTSILVGGKFIKVKLSVFDNDGMEGFYVPESAFRDFVKDAGASTVQQNINLESEDGYGSGISGEAIALQALQNMYNSATSAISSNIRKNKAKIKYNTIVYLINSDDAR